The sequence below is a genomic window from Pelmatolapia mariae isolate MD_Pm_ZW linkage group LG9, Pm_UMD_F_2, whole genome shotgun sequence.
AagtttctctgttttcctcGGGGCTGGTTAACTTGGGCCCATGAAGAATTTTCAAAACTATTGAGACAGTCTAAATGTCTGCAACCCCGACATCTGAAAGATAAGATTGGGATTAGTTTTCTTATCAACATGCTAACAGCAAATTGGGATAATGGCACCGGCTCCTGTAGTGCAACACTTTTATGCAAGTGAGCACAGCTTTACACACACATTACCAAAAAAAAGGTAATGCCACAAACTGAGGCAATGTACTACATCACAATTAATGGAAAAAATTCCAAGTCACAGCACTGAAACAACATTTACCAACTGCAGGTGTCTGTGAACCCAATGCCACAAGATAACCCATTCATGACTGTCTCACCTCATCGGGCTCCAGAGGTTCAATCATTGGGGAGTCATCGACCCTTCGGAGAGGTGACGAGGCCAGACGCTTCTCCCACTCTGTcattcctcctccttctccttctcctccctcTAAAAAGGAGCGTCTGAGGGCGCTGATGGTGCTCTGAGGTTTCTGCATCTCCTCAGGAGTACCCAATGTTCCCTAAAGACAGGGCAGAGAGAGAAGGGGAGATGTAAGATGAGACAGAAGACATAAGTGAGGACAGAAGAGGAATCAACACATGgtaatatgaagaaaaaaatagttcAGGTGTTACCTGAGTTTTCAAATCTTCATCTTGGTCAGACTGTCAGATAGATAGGTAGGCAGAGAGACAGGTTATGTTAACAAGTCTTTCCACAATGGAATTATTAACCATACGATCACAGTTGTGTACCTCAGTAGCTGTCAGGTCTTCGTCCACAGCAGTATCAGTTAGCTCAGTCTGAACAAGAAAAAGTAAGTAAGCAAAACAAACGTTTAAGTTGAATTATCAGTGCAAATATAACCTCCAGATCAAAACCAGTTAGTTCGCCTTCTGCTGTGAAATGAAGTGTGGTAGAATCTGAAATAGTTTCAAAGAGCAACTTGCAGGTTTGGGACCTCAGAGGGAAAATTAAGCAATGAGGCAAAAATGCACATATTGAAATAACccttttaaagttgtttttgtaGCAGAGTTTCTGTCCACCTCTAAAATCAGCTTGActgcaacaggagagagagtaGCTGATGAGGTCGATATCAGCAATAGGAAATGGGTTTTTGTTAAACTGTGTCTCTCACCCACCCATGACACTAGTGAAAGAACTACACCAGCTATTAGTATCATACAGTTCTGGCTTCTAAATTCTAATCAAGGCTTCATACATCCAGGAACTTAAATTAACCGTGCATGTATTTCTTTCATGACTGAAACAGCAGCAAAGTCCTTTCTTCCCCTGCACAAACCACCAAATAACTCTCTTGCAAACCATGTAAAATGCATGTGTTCACTCCCAAATTTATTCCTAACAAATATTATATGCAAATAAAGAGAATCTTTTACCTGCAAGCTGCTCTTTAACTGAGGATTCAAATGGTAAAAACATCTACTTTTGTAAAAACTAAATATGAAGTTGAGCACATAGAGAACTTCAGTAGGAATGTCAGATTATTATTACGTTTgtattatatgtatatgtatttttctcattttaccaGCTGCTGGGAGTAACACAAACTTGATTTAATGAGAAGGATGGCACCTGTATGGGGTTAACACaccattttaaatgtttgtggCCTTTCATGGTTCTGGgtgattttgacccagcatttttaGTTTCTTGTATTTTGTTACTATTCTGTATCCTATGTTTCAGTTTAATTCTGGTTAAGAGTTTAGTGTAGGTTTTGTTCAGTGTCTGTGCctgttgtgtttcctgttttactttgaaagtccgtgtctcatgtcagtgtgtctagttttgcttcccttgtctcgttaagtttgatttctcccagctgtatttaagccctgtgttttccttgccCTGTGTCGCGTTGTACTCACATTATTGTTtcgtgtttctgtttgtttcccaGTTTTTAAGTTCCTGTCCCCAGTTTAGTTTCTAGTTTTGTGTTTGAaggttttagtttattttgtaaagTTTATTTCCCATGAAGAGTTTGTTTTCCCAGGATTAAAGCtgttttaagctgttttaagtTTAAGGTGGATCAGGGTGTAGGTGGGTCCTACcccctgcctgccacacagcacagCATGAAACATGGGGCCCAAAATCTAGTTTTTCACGCAGCAATAGAAAACTGGTCAGATTGGGTTGACAGGTGAGACAATTACTTTGGTGTCTATTTTCTGAGGAGTGAGAGTACTCTGCTGTGAAATCTCTGTTTCTTTggtttcctcttcctcttcctcttgctCCTTTTCATTCACATTCTCCACTTCCTGCACCTCCTCAACTAGGGTGAcataggaaaaaaagagaagtttgTGCAAGGTCTTAGATAATTTGACAGATTAAGTATCTGGTTCAAGATCAACCACAGAAATTGTTTCTTACCTTCACTGCTCTCTTCCATTCTCTTCTCAGGTGTTACTGTTGTGATGAGGTCACTGATGGCGATGGCTTTAGATGCTCCATACAGCCCAGAACCCATatctatatacacacacagagaagtgCACCAGCTGTAATGTCATCACAATAACATCAACAGGTACAACAGTAAAGACAGCAACCACTATGATGCTCATTCAAGCTGTGTTTGTTCTCATCAGCAGCAAAGCATCACGACTTCTCTGTCAGAGTAATGGCACACTCAGCCAATTAACAGCTCAGGGTGCATGCACAGTAGCCTGGGCCAATCAGCATTCAGAACCACCACCAAGCCATGACCGGATATTATTTTGAATATCATGGCTCATTGAGCTCTGTTAGCTGTGTGGTTAATGGGGCTAATAAGTAGTGTCAACATAACCGTGCACTGAGATTGATAAATTCTGTCAGATAATTATCTGGACATCAAAATATTGGCAACAGGTTTATTTGAGCAATATGGTTGTTTTACCTTACATGTGACAAACATGTAATACTTTTgcattctgctgaaaacaggatGCAAGTCTGAGGGCATGTGAGCAGAAAGAGGAGCGCTTTTTGAACAGAAATGTACAGCTGTTATCAGGTGTATCAGAGTGAAGCAGAATAACCAAGTACACGGCATTCCTGAACAAGCTGAATGAAGCGATCGGAGCCCAGTCACAGAGCAGTACCACAGCAGCCAGTAGCAGTGCAACTGCAGTATTGAGCACTACCTGTGTGAGTACCACCATTGACTTTTGGGGAAGCTGTGATGGCTTGAGAGACAATCGGAGAGGAGGTAGGTCCAGTCTGTGAAGCTGAGAACCAATCACAAACTGGTCAAATATTGAGGAAGAATGAACTAATCAGTCAGTGCTGAACCTAAACATAAGGCTAATGGGTTAGTGAGGTATGCTAAACCTAGAGTCAGAGTTTTTAGCGTCAGGATGGTTGCTTGTTTTCAACCTGGCTAGAACTCTAGAGTAACTTATGCTGAACAAGTGTATCTTTACGCAGGTTTATaatggctcttttttttttttttttttgttgggagtatataggaaacaaaaacaggatataaatacaataatatacccccatttaaaccaaaaaaagcaaagaagatTTTCTCCTGGACTGTACATACAaattacacttttaaaattatgcagtAGGCATAGAGCCAGTACCTAACAGTCTTCTTCATATAATTCATTTCAGTCTGATTGAAAGAGCGCCAATTCACAACAGCTGTTGACTCAGTGTCCCACAATACTGGAGAGAAAACTCCAAAGAACAGACAATCCTATGTGAGCaagtacttggtgacagtgtGGAGGacgaactcccttttaacaggaaaaaacctctgTCCGAACCAGGAAGGGCAGCCATTTGTCACAAACAGTTGTGCGGTAAGGGGAaagagaagggggggggggagtatAGGTAGTAAGCATAAAACAGAGTTTATGGTAGAGAGAAGACAAACTCACAATACAATGCAACAATGAAACCCATTATTCCAAATGACTTGTGCTGGTCATGAGCAGTTTGCTACTGGATTGAGCAAAGCATGTGGCCTTACCAGTATTTACATGGTGAAATTTCACTGTGGCTCACTGCATTTGTGCGACAATTGGAAAGAAAGAATGACATGGAGCATACACACATAGAAAACATAGACACAAACCTTGGTTCAGTTACTTAACCAGCTGTCAGCACAGTGCATACTGCTTTTTATGCGAGTCCACACAGAACTTTCATAATACTGATCATCTCCGACTGGGGATTTTGAGTTTGCTGAGCTAGCTAACACAAAAGCCTGGCTATGTCAGCTTTGCGTTTTAAAACACTTCCCTTGGGCCATATCCATATGTTTTTGTTATGTGGCTTCACAAAAATCCAGTAACCAAGATTACAATTAATACTTATAAAACAGCGAGTACCATATTCATATAAATGGACAATGTTGgtacaacattaaaaaatatgGACTGACCTTGTTTGAAAAACAAACTCATAGCTCAAATTCCCCATTCCTCCTTTGTAGTACAGGTCTAGTACTCAGAATATTCCAGTAAATACAAGGAAAAATTTGACTTCCAAACTTGGTACAGTTGGATGCGCTATTGCCACTAGTATTACTACTTGGACCAGTATGATACAACTATAGTGACCAGTTCTCTCATTGCAAACTGTTTACAATGCGCAATACTAATAACCCATATTAACCCTGTTAGCACGCTGGGAAACATAACTGATGCAGAATTCACGAGTACCTCCATCTAAACTGCGGCTCAACATGCTCCTCTTGCTGATACATCGTGGGAAATGCGGTGCTGGTCTGGATATCTGAGCACTGGCTCTGCGACTCTGAATCTGAGTCCGACCGCTGTAACGAAACTTTGAACCCAGAGTCAGGAACTTCTTAGGAGTTTCTTCTGGTGATAATAGCCTGAGAGAGGAGAGACACACAGGGAAGAGAATAAGATGGAGATGAGCAAGGGGAGATGAGATGAGGAGAATTTGAAAAACAAGCACACAGACAGGGTGGAGGGCAGGAGGGCAGACCAGAGAGAAGTAAGGAGACAAAAGATAGCTGTCACAAAACTGATCACATGATTTCTGAAACAAACCACACGTTGTGACATGACTGACCTGAAAAAGGAGTGATGTTCCACACACACCTTCCAGAGTCTCTTAGCAGCTCTATGGTTGAACAGCTTAAAACCAATGGTGGACTCAAACTGCTCGAACTGAAGAGAGACAGATTATTTATCAACATCTTAGCTTTAAAATAAACCCATCAGTAGGTGTCACTCTCGCACATCCTATACCAATATCACTAAACTAAATTCAGGCACATTTTGAATGTGATGTCTGAATAAGGTGGGGTGTTTCTGGTTTACAAGCCTCCAACATTCTTGCAGGTCTGGAGCAGTAACTCTGGACGGGGAGACTGGAGGCGGGGTTCCTCTTTTCAGGAAAGAGGCCCAGAGAATGTGTTCCAAATTTCAGGGGATCATACTTCTTAGTCTCCCTGGAATAATCTGTGCCAGGGTCTCAGAGAGGAGTGTCCGTCCATCAGTTGTAGTGATTAAGAGCAATGGGTGTGGACCAGCTCTTGACCTTACTCAAGTGTGCACGGGAGTTCAGCGGTGGCTGATGGACTCTGCCAGAGCTGCTCTTTGTCAAAGATTCTCTTTGTAATTTTTATGGAAAGAATTTCTGTTAGGCTTTTGTAttgtgattgtcatttatgcttagaaatatttaaccatatatgcttagaggtatataattaattgtgtagtgataggatgtgtgatctttAGCAGGCTGCAAAGGCTTGGGGTGCATTCCAGAGTCCTCTGGAATGCACACctacatcctgggagcatgggaagaggtcgtaccttgttttattgttttatggtaggataaacgtgttttagtctaagtgcctgTTGTTTAGATGGATGGCTTGACcctagacagagagagagacacacacacacacacacacacacacacacacacacacacacacacacacacacacacacacacacacacacacacacaaggtattctttgttcacatgcatacctatgtaagatgtcatatggtaatgaacctatgcatattcatgtaaccacaataaaagagcagtgttgcGGGAGAgaggacgagagcaactggggtcaagcgaaggaacggcgtttgtccggttctctcccgtgcacgtgaaacataaagaactttgcctacttcgtgtcttgcttgctgtgtaattgaattgtcttcaacgttccagcgaataggttcaagctacaaacctatcaattTCTGTGTCCAGCCAAGCAGCAGAGGATGGTCTTAACCATAGTCTGTGGTCTTGTCATCATATGATGAACTTCAATTAGCAGTGAAGTGGTGTGTATCTGAATATAAACCACACTGGTGAGAATTTGAAACATCCAAGATTAAGGCCCTGGTCCTCAGATAGAAAACGGTTCCACGCCCACTCTGGGTTTGGAGTGAGTGGAAGAGTTTTatcattttcagctcttttttgTGAGGTGGGAAGAGTGGAGGGCGGTATTGACAGACAGAAGGATCTGCAGTAATGTGAACACTCTTATCTGCTGTTGTGGTGTGTGAGCGCGGTGTTAAGGCAAAGTTTTTGATTTACTGGTTGATCTACATTCCAGTGTTCACCTATGGTGACAAGCCAATAAGCTGATACAAGCAATGTAAACAAGTTTCTTTGAAGTGTGTCTGTGCTTAGCAATAGGATGAGCAGCTCAGCCACACTTGTTTATTTGTAACCAGGTTAAAAGTGACTCCCACATTGCGCACTGGGCAAACAGTTCCACTCAGGATTTAGAGTCCACTGTAATACAGAAACAGCACTAGAGAAGTTCACGAATGACCTAATTCTTTTTAAGCAGGAATAAGCAGCATGTTTATTTTTGCTACTCCCTGAATTTTTTCAGTCtttgaaaattatgttttttgctAATTATGAGACATAACCAAATGCTATCAACTCAAGACCATTTATTTTAGAAAACTGTTGTAAAATAACGAGGAAACAGTCTACACCTGGATATGAAATGGCTTATCATTCAGTTGTCAAACTATGCTTGAGCATTTTGCGGGGACTAAGTAACATTACAGAAACATTACGCTGCTGAAGTACAGCATAAGGGTCAGTGTAACATAGATATATCAACATAGATGTATCATAATACTCTGTTTAACAGTGAGTGAAATAAAGCCACCTTGTGGCCAGTCGTCAGCTGATGTGAATAATGTGTCACATTTTATGATGTGTGTTCTTACCTCTCCTGGTCGGATCTTGATGTAGAAGTTGTTTCTTTTGTATGAAATCTTCAGGATCTTTGGCCACGAGAACCTGTTGATCCTCAGTCTATCTCTGTAGACCAGCAGACCACTATTGCACACACCCAGCATAATAGCCACACCCTCTGAGTCctgcacaaatacacaaaaacaccatGGTTCCCAAACTAACACCGAACTCTCCAGTCATGTTTATCATTGTAGATGGATCCCCTAAAACCAAGaaagtgttttaaaatattttcggGCACTTAAATTGGGATTGAAATAACACTTTTGGGAGAAATGAATCGTGTTTATCTGGGAAGCTATTTGAAGCAGTAGCTAAAACATCTTTCTAAGTCAATTCCAGCAGTCTGTATTACATGAAGATGCAGCATTACcagtttgattaaaaaaaaacaacaacaacaacaacaaagcttAGAAAATTTGCttatttggtttttttaaaatgtttttagagGTTCTTATAATGCCGCTGGTATTTTCCTTTTCGGTGCAGGTCTGAATCTGAGTTGAGCTGTTGAAATCTGTGGTTCTCAGTTTCTGTTGAAACTATAGCGCTCAAAACATCTTTAGACTGCAGTTCTATTCTGGACACATGAGAGATTTAAACTGTGATCACAGCTCTGAGAGAATCAGAATATCAAGTGTTACATTAGACAAGCAGCCTCAGTTTTCTCAGTTGTCTTTTAATCAGCACTACTTGATGCTTAAAATGGGTGGGAGCATGGGGGTGGATTTAGGGCTTACTGTGAAGTCAGGAGCTGTTTATGAGTAACTAACTCTACAAAAAAACAGTAACATCCAGACGGAAATGTTTGGAttaacacacacatagacatttaAAATACAACCACATATAAACACGCCTACACACAGGAAAGAGTCTTACCTCTGACTTAGCTGAAGACAGGCAAACAAAGCCGCTTCCTATCATCTACTCcattcagacagacagacagatgacaaacaaataaaaaaagcaaaacaaacaaaccaaaaaaccgAGCAACAACAGAACAGCTGGTCTAAAGTTATACCAGTTTTAGAGTGATAACACCATTGtacataaaaacattaaagggTAATGCTACCGTCCCTGCAAGCGCTAACCATCAGTGTTTAGCTTACTGTCATTCAGTGCAAGCAAGTTTCTTCATCTTTGTGGTGCTCTTTGTTTAAATGAAGCTGCTCACTGATCACATGTACATGCACCACTTATAGCATGTTTCCATCAAACAGGATATCTTAGACAGGTGCACTTATCTCCTACCGAACATAATAACACCATGGCAGCAAAAATTTAAGTAATGACTTCAATGATATTTAACAACTGGAAAAATACAACAGCGCGGGAGTGACGACTTTCTTTTACAGCCCACAAAATTCTGATTTTGTGAAGCAGGTCATTTCATTTTACACGTTATAAATTAAGTGGTTCTCTCTGTTTGTCAAATAGTTAATAACTGAATATAGCAAAAAGGTAAAATGAATTATCAGCATGTGcatggacttctgtgcaaattcACATCCACTCTGCAACACGTTTTTATTAACAACCAGTCACACATTTTCTTACTTAACTTACCAAACAACGTACTAAGCCTAAAGGCCCTTCCACAGTAGAGTTACTGGGAGAGTTTCCTTAAGTTTTTGTTAGAAATGTATAGACTAAAACTCTCTGAGAAGATTCTTTGAATGTTTGTGTACACAGGTACATTTGAGCCATAGACCTGGGCCAGTATGTCCAGTCATTTTGCAGTTTTTATTGGATCTGTGGTTGTGCACATCTGCCTCATCTTCATATTTGAATCCACTAATTCTCCACCCTCAGCTTCAGAAGTGTGCTCTTGTTCAGATGCTCTACCTTTACTTCTATGCAATATTAGGCAGATTGTCCGTGTTTAGCAGTCATTGGCTactaaatttttatttattttcctataAAAGTGTTTGCCACATATGAGATCCTTGTTATCGTTCTTCATTATATCaaagaaacatgtaaaaaataaaataaaataaaataatgtaaataaaaaacaaagtgtaaagtgaaggaaaaaaaggcCTGTTGTTCTTGCATCAAGATTGGCCGAGGCTGGACACCCATTAAGTGGAATAGGTCCCAGCCCCTCTGCAATCCTGAAATAGATAAGCAACTATGAAAATGGATTGATGTATGAATGACTCGGGAGAACTAAGTAAGTCGAGATGGATTCAATCATCCAAGATAAGTGCACATGCTCGTGTCTTATAATAAATCCTGGAAACCATGATCAACAATTCTGTGATTGCAGGATTTGAGCTTTGCCTCAGCAGAGCACAAGCTCCATGGGAAATAGGATAAATCATGCTAAAGGTGGTAtaaaaaacaaaggcaaaaacaagaaaattggGGTGACAAAAAGTGACAAATAAGATGAAAACGTAGTCATTATATAACTGAAATTAACTAAATTTAATGGCATTTTCCTCTATAGCACAAGTATAAACTGCTGAAAGATACCATGGTGAGGATATTACAGCACAAgcacctgattttttttttgttttcatatgaaGTTGGcttgtgtttttcctttacACATACAAAGTGATGAAAAATCTGCACAGGCTGACAGTTGTTCTGCCTGGAGCAAGGCCTGTTGTCCCAAAGGAGCTATGGGGGAGACAAAAGCTGGAGCTAAATGGAGAGCTAAGAGGAGCATATATCATCATGGGGATTGTGCTAATGTACACTCACATTTCCTGCACCATGgtgtgaccttttttttttaatctgaagaAATGTGGAGGGATGGCACTAGCAGATAAATGTGGTATAATTCCAGACAAGTGCGGCAAAGTGATTACTCTGTGGCCTGAATATTGAACTGCTAGCTGTAGGATGCAGCCATATTACTTGCTGTGGGAATTTTCTCCTGTCATTGCTCTGGCTGTTTGAATTCAGTTTGAATCAATATACTGGTTAGATTCCTCCATCAACTGGACATAGAGGTCATCTTCAAAATCCTCCAAAACTGTAGCTGCACTGAAtggtaagacacacacacacacacacacacacacacacacacacacacacacacacacacacacacacacacacacacacacacacacacacacacacacacacacacacaatgacacAAAATGCAGAGAATGAAATCCATTCTTCGAAAATGTCATTCTGTGATGTGTGTTTCATACAGAGTGAATCAGTGGAAAACAGCCTTGATGGAAAAACCATTACTGTCaacaaatatgcacacacatgcatacaaacacagggaaacacactCACATGTAATTGACTCTTGACAGGAACTGGGCCATCCATATTGATCAGATTGTTGGGtccagaaaccaaaacacactgtgtgctttCATATGTTCATTCAAGGACGAACACAGTCTGACCACATTTAATAATTGTGGGGGTCAGGATAAAGAAGACGAACAGTGCTTCAATCTAGTTGAATCTGACAACTGACATCAGTTAAAATTAACGGTCAAAGCCTCTGGATCCTAGCTTGGCTACCAGTAGTTAAATCTGTCATTTTCTTTCACATTAACATGTTTTGTTCAGAGAAATCAATAAGTGCTTTGCACCTGACCTGGGAATCAGCTGATTCTACACTgcttaaaacattaaataaccactttgaaaacacatcaaatctcaatgaaaaaataaagcatgTTGGTTGTCAGTTACTGATAAGGCCTGGGTAATGTGTTGGGAATGAAAGGATCAGCCTGCAGAggcctgaattcaaagacaccaGGAAAATCAAATTCTGTCACATAAGCTCAGGATGAACTagctctcatctgtgaaaagctaATACCAGCGATGGCCCCGCCAGTTCTGGTATTCTGTGGGAAATGCCAGTCGGACTCCATGGTACTGGGCAGTGAGGACTAGAGGACGTCGGGCCGCCCTCGTGACAGCCTCACCCTTTAAGAAAATGCTTTCTAAAGACCTGAACTAATCATGAATTGCTGTATCACTACAACATCTATTAAGAATATAATGTTGACACTTGTGTATTTATGAACTGCTGGAGTCATTCCATTTCATTTGTAAATGCTTCATGATGCATAGCTAGTCCTTGTCACACAAATACTAAATAACTGGTAGCTGCCTGAATTATCTATGACTTACAATATTTCTAAGTATTTATAATGCCTCTATTTTATCAGTGTGCAGGTGGAAACATGCAGGTTCAGTATAGATTACCAATCACTATTGTGATGATTTAGGGTAGAAACTAAGTTGttgctattttttaaataacagggCTTACTATCAACAGAGTGTCTTTACCTTTGCATGATGGAGGTCGACTCCATACATGGAAagtttctttacattttccaGGAAATGCATCTCTGCTTCAGCTGGAGTCATTCCTCTAAAAACACAGTCATACACTTAAAAATTTTTGCTGCTCTGAATATTGACACcgtttagaaaaaaatatgtgCGGTGAAAAACCTGTAGGTTTTGTGCAGCTCTATGATCTTCTCTTCCATTTCTTTAGTTTGATTCGGAGCAAAGCACAATTCACTGATGTAGTCTGCACCACAGTCATCTGAAATATGTAAACAGACGAACGAGTGGTCAGAGTAAGACAGAAATGTGGACAGAGAGGGCACAGTAGTATAATAGGGCAGACTGAGTACCGGGATCATAGTCTCCAAGCTCTGATTGGACTGTGTAGGAGCCGAGGATGGTGTGAGTTGCAAACGAACAAGGAAGACGACCAGAAACTATATCCTGTCTGAGCTGGAGACACAGGAAGTACCTgaaggcagaaaaaaataatcagcGTCATCATACATGGAAACAAGCGAGACATGCATTATAAAGCTTGATTGACAGGTGTGTGATTCTACCTGGTGATGTCCTCAGACAGCTGTGCAGGATCAGGAGGGTAAAACTTTATATTAAAAGAGAAGTTCCAGGGAACACCTGTGAGACAGACAGCGATGAGTTGTATAACACACAGGGTTAACCTGCTGAACTTGCTGTGGGACCatactgacctctgacctgcttCTTCATCTCCTTTGCTGGATCCAACCAGTTCTACAATGAAAAGGTCAGAGGTTAGAAAGACAGGTGGAAGACAGTAAACACACGGACGGGTGGACAGGTACCTTGTTATTGTCAGCATCTCTGAAGGACAAAGCGAAGTAGTCTCTCTCTAGCAGGTTTATGTGTTCACAAACCttctcaaacagctgcagaccTCGAGCTCGTTTCTAAGCACAGACAGAAATGGGTCAGTAATTTTACTGTTCGTCATTTTGGGCTATCTCCCTCCTGATTGTTATTTCTGTTGTGATTTATATCTTTTATCGGTACTCCATCTGTCTTCACTTTTTCCTCATCTCCATCCCCCTTTACATGAACAAGCCATCTCACCTCCACGGTGCAGGTGAACATGGAGCCATCTAGCAGGGTCACTCTGGCCTGCATTGTTCTAAAGCTCAGTGGGTTTCTAGCAGGAGAGCGAGCAATCCAGCTGCTTGACGACAGGTTACTGGCTGAGTCCTCTGCCAAGGAGCTCTGAGCTTGGGACACCCCACCCTTCTCACCCTGAGGAAGTAGGAAGTGATATCACAGCAGTATTGATCTCATGATGTTTACTGATCCTTCTATCCTTTGTGTTTTTACCTGTTTCGGTGTGGAGTGGTTGGCAGCTTCAGGGAAAGACTCCGCCTCTGTGGGCTGGGCTTCACCTAGCTCTGTCGTCATGGTGAGTCACCTGCCATATATTAATAACATGGTTACCATAGAGTTCTGTGGTGTTAAAGCACGAGAAAACACTGTCTGAATGTCACATAAACGCTGGGTTCAGATATAGTAGTAATAAACATTCTAATGTTTTATGTCTAAGAGTGGTTGAAAGGAGTAGAAAAGGACCAAATAACTGCTGGCTCATTtcgacattttttaaaaaaaaaggtaaatgaTAAGCTGTGTATGCGACACACTGCATTTAGCAGTAAGTAGtataattttcacactttaacaATAAAACATCAGTCACTGCCGGTCAAAATGTCACAAGTTCAAATATTGGTGATGTAGGATAACCAGTCAGTGTTTTCACCAAAGATATTTCATTTACAGTCACAAGAGAAACAAGTAAACCTGATTCAAACACAAAGTTTGAATTTGATTGAATAATACCCGATTATTCTGTCTCATCAAACTGAACAGCCTGACCCCCATCCAGCTGTCAGGTGATGGTTTGCCATGGCAACATGAGGGAGCGGAGAGAGGGATTAAGGCTGAAATACAAGCTGATGTAATGTGGTTTGGAGCCTGACAGACAATGgcgatgatgttgttgttgtttttttta
It includes:
- the epb41l3a gene encoding band 4.1-like protein 3a isoform X1; this encodes MTTELGEAQPTEAESFPEAANHSTPKQGEKGGVSQAQSSLAEDSASNLSSSSWIARSPARNPLSFRTMQARVTLLDGSMFTCTVEKRARGLQLFEKVCEHINLLERDYFALSFRDADNNKNWLDPAKEMKKQVRGVPWNFSFNIKFYPPDPAQLSEDITRYFLCLQLRQDIVSGRLPCSFATHTILGSYTVQSELGDYDPDDCGADYISELCFAPNQTKEMEEKIIELHKTYRGMTPAEAEMHFLENVKKLSMYGVDLHHAKMIGSGFVCLSSAKSEDSEGVAIMLGVCNSGLLVYRDRLRINRFSWPKILKISYKRNNFYIKIRPGEFEQFESTIGFKLFNHRAAKRLWKVCVEHHSFFRLLSPEETPKKFLTLGSKFRYSGRTQIQSRRASAQISRPAPHFPRCISKRSMLSRSLDGDMGSGLYGASKAIAISDLITTVTPEKRMEESSEVEEVQEVENVNEKEQEEEEEETKETEISQQSTLTPQKIDTKTELTDTAVDEDLTATESDQDEDLKTQGTLGTPEEMQKPQSTISALRRSFLEGGEGEGGGMTEWEKRLASSPLRRVDDSPMIEPLEPDEPKPTFDDMSPELTALLKSAREQQTFREHDLLKTSEKVETIMLVTEPHDQDEAMVDQQKVAKESHVGMPFSNLPANPAGVGVTSVDDSTQQWACDSFNDGRANSPTSKHNVGDDDDDDDISYEPSSQASDDNASEISEDAVSVLVQAAVEEAIEAAVRETQTPNANDTNQDNINNKIAVSFCEQEQASSVLDSQTPGTLHYTDNEDSDDSQEDEGGWQFEENSPPPSLLHPTSRHLAHQKQPSAHRDDDEFKPLQESQVESDTPAGLLLSSQTYTTETSNTTTTTHITKMAKGGISETRIEKRIVISGDTEVDHNQD